A window from Drosophila kikkawai strain 14028-0561.14 chromosome 2L, DkikHiC1v2, whole genome shotgun sequence encodes these proteins:
- the LOC121502450 gene encoding histone H1-like, with the protein MSDFAVATSASPVAAPPAPVEKKVAAKKASGSGATKAKKAAVPPSHPPTQQMVDASIKNLKERGGSSLLAIKKYITATYKCDAQKLAPFIKKYLKSAVANGKLIQTKGKGASGSFKLSASAKKEPKPKVAAAEKKVKSKKVVTKKAGATAKKAAGAADKKPKAKKAVATKKTAEKKKTEKAKAKDAKKTGVVKAKPAAAKAKPAAAKPKAAKAPKAKAAASAKPKKAVKKATAPATAKKPKAKTTASKK; encoded by the coding sequence ATGTCCGACTTTGCAGTGGCAACATCCGCGTCCCCAGTGGCTGCCCCACCAGCGCCAGTTGAGAAGAAGGTGGCCGCCAAAAAGGCATCTGGTTCAGGAGCTAccaaggccaagaaggcaGCAGTTCCACCATCACATCCGCCAACTCAACAAATGGTGGATGCTTCCATCAAGAACTTGAAGGAGCGTGGTGGCTCATCGCTTCTGGCaatcaagaaatatatcaCTGCCACCTACAAATGCGACGCCCAGAAACTGGCTCCATTCATCAAGAAGTACTTGAAGTCGGCAGTGGCTAATGGAAAGCTGATCcaaacaaagggaaagggTGCGTCTGGTTCCTTCAAACTGTCGGCCTCCGCAAAAAAGGAGCCCAAGCCAAAGGTTGCGGCTGCTgagaaaaaagtcaaaagcaaGAAGGTAGTCACCAAGAAAGCCGGAGCCACCGCAAAGAAAGCCGCCGGAGCTGCTGACAAGAAACCCAAGGCTAAGAAGGCCGTTGCCACCAAGAAGACTgccgagaagaagaaaactgagaaggcaaaggccaaggatgccaagaaaactggagtcgtaaaggcaaagccagcagcagcaaaggctaagccggccgccgcgaagccaaaggcagccaaggcacCGAAGGCCAAGGCAGCAGCGTCCGCCAAGCCTAAGAAGGCAGTGAAGAAAGCAACTGCTCCGGCTACCGCTAAGAAGCCGAAAGCCAAGACCACGGCGTCGAAGAAGTAA
- the LOC121502468 gene encoding histone H1-like, whose product MSDFAVATSASPVAAPPAPVEKKVAAKKASGSGATKAKKAAVPPSHPPTQQMVDASIKNLKERGGSSLLAINKYITATYKCDAQKLAPFIKKYLKSAVANGKLIQTKGKGASGSFKLSASAKKEPKPKVAAAEKKVKSKKVVTKKAGATAKKAAGAADKKPKAKKAVATKKTAEKKKTEKAKAKDAKKTGVVKAKPAAAKAKPAAAKPKAAKAPKAKAAASAKPKKAVKKATAPATAKKPKAKTTASKK is encoded by the coding sequence ATGTCCGACTTTGCAGTGGCAACATCCGCGTCCCCAGTGGCTGCCCCACCAGCGCCAGTTGAGAAGAAGGTGGCCGCCAAAAAGGCATCTGGTTCAGGAGCTAccaaggccaagaaggcaGCAGTTCCACCATCACATCCGCCAACTCAACAAATGGTGGATGCTTCCATCAAGAACTTGAAGGAGCGTGGTGGCTCATCGCTTCTGGCAATCAACAAATATATCACTGCCACCTACAAATGCGACGCCCAGAAACTGGCTCCATTCATCAAGAAGTACTTGAAGTCGGCAGTGGCTAATGGAAAGCTGATCcaaacaaagggaaagggTGCGTCTGGTTCCTTCAAACTGTCGGCCTCCGCAAAAAAGGAGCCCAAGCCAAAGGTTGCGGCTGCTgagaaaaaagtcaaaagcaaGAAGGTAGTCACCAAGAAAGCCGGAGCCACCGCAAAGAAAGCCGCCGGAGCTGCTGACAAGAAACCCAAGGCTAAGAAGGCCGTTGCCACCAAGAAGACTgccgagaagaagaaaactgagaaggcaaaggccaaggatgccaagaaaactggagtcgtaaaggcaaagccagcagcagcaaaggctaagccggccgccgcgaagccaaaggcagccaaggcacCGAAGGCCAAGGCAGCAGCGTCCGCCAAGCCTAAGAAGGCAGTGAAGAAAGCAACTGCTCCGGCTACCGCTAAGAAGCCGAAAGCCAAGACCACGGCGTCGAAGAAGTAA
- the LOC108076493 gene encoding histone H4 has protein sequence MTGRGKGGKGLGKGGAKRHRKVLRDNIQGITKPAIRRLARRGGVKRISGLIYEETRGVLKVFLENVIRDAVTYTEHAKRKTVTAMDVVYALKRQGRTLYGFGG, from the coding sequence atgaCTGGTCGCGGTAAAGGAGGCAAAGGCTTGGGAAAAGGTGGCGCCAAGCGTCATCGCAAAGTGCTGCGTGATAACATCCAGGGTATCACAAAGCCAGCCATCCGTCGCCTGGCTCGGCGTGGCGGCGTGAAGCGCATTTCGGGACTCATTTACGAGGAAACCCGTGGTGTTCTGAAGGTGTTTTTGGAGAACGTGATCCGTGATGCCGTCACCTACACTGAACACGCCAAGAGGAAGACCGTCACAGCCATGGACGTCGTCTACGCCCTGAAGAGACAAGGCCGCACCCTGTACGGTTTCGGCGGTTAA
- the LOC108074114 gene encoding uncharacterized protein, producing MPPGHLGASPILRRTGVYSRRSGDRLISPRLTCTWQSPRLPDPQRGRDPSQRCARAKAAAKGSKEVAKEKWPTTHRPTNYFTYPFPTSGPYWSSKRNHKALVLHKSRTQGSNTRRKRYGDKTMARMGQTKPRIGD from the exons ATGCCTCCTGGTCATCTCGGGGCATCACCCATTCTCCGGCGGACCGGAGTCTATTCCAGGCGGTCTGGCGACCGACTCATCTCCCCCAG GTTAACTTGTACATGGCAGAGTCCGCGCCTCCCAGATCCTCAACGTGGTCGCGACCCTAGCCAGAGATGCGCTCGCGCCAAGGCTGCCGCCAAAGGATCAAAAGAAGTGGCCAAGGAGAAATGGCCAACGACACACCGGCCAACAAATTACTTTACGTACCCCTTTCCTACCTCGGGTCCCTACTGGAGCTCCAAAAGAAACCACAAGG CACTTGTGTTGCACAAATCCCGGACACAAGGCTCGAATACGCGGAGAAAAAGGTACGGCGACAA AACGATGGCCAGAATGGGGCAGACGAAGCCCAGGATTGGTGACTAG
- the LOC121502464 gene encoding histone H4, with translation MTGRGKGGKGLGKGGAKRHRKVLRDNIQGITKPAIRRLARRGGVKRISGLIYEETRGVLKVFLENVIRDAVTYTEHAKRKTVTAMDVVYALKRQGRTLYGFGG, from the coding sequence atgaCTGGTCGCGGTAAAGGAGGCAAAGGCTTGGGAAAAGGTGGCGCCAAGCGTCATCGCAAAGTGCTGCGTGATAACATCCAGGGTATCACAAAGCCAGCCATCCGTCGTCTGGCTCGGCGTGGCGGCGTGAAGCGCATTTCGGGACTCATTTACGAGGAAACCCGTGGTGTTCTGAAGGTGTTTTTGGAGAACGTGATCCGTGATGCCGTCACCTACACTGAACACGCCAAGAGGAAGACCGTCACAGCCATGGACGTCGTCTACGCCCTGAAGAGACAAGGCCGCACCCTGTACGGTTTCGGCGGTTAA
- the LOC108076484 gene encoding histone H3 gives MARTKQTARKSTGGKAPRKQLATKAARKSAPATGGVKKPHRYRPGTVALREIRRYQKSTELLIRKLPFQRLVREIAQDFKTDLRFQSSAVMALQEASEAYLVGLFEDTNLCAIHAKRVTIMPKDIQLARRIRGERA, from the coding sequence atggcccGTACCAAGCAGACCGCTCGCAAATCGACTGGTGGCAAGGCGCCACGCAAACAACTGGCAACCAAGGCCGCTCGCAAGAGTGCCCCAGCCACCGGTGGTGTGAAGAAGCCCCATCGCTATCGCCCCGGAACTGTGGCTCTGCGTGAGATCCGTCGCTACCAGAAGAGTACCGAGCTGCTGATCCGCAAGCTGCCTTTCCAGCGCTTGGTGCGTGAAATCGCTCAGGACTTCAAGACTGACCTGCGCTTCCAGAGCTCAGCCGTGATGGCTCTGCAGGAAGCTAGCGAAGCCTACCTGGTTGGTCTCTTTGAAGATACCAACTTGTGTGCCATCCACGCCAAGCGAGTCACAATCATGCCCAAGGACATCCAGCTGGCCCGTCGTATCCGTGGCGAGCGTGCTTAA
- the LOC121502485 gene encoding uncharacterized protein: protein MLYLHSREQERCWTPPWDCALPQRDKKRKAMKILQANMHRSRTANYLLHQIVLENQIDVVIISEQYTKTAAIWIPDPTTAPHRSDKKGRCHVITQIRNWTIFSCYLTPSDDIQTFQTKLEDIEDNARHIGGNLIIAGDFNSRAQEWGMPSTDSRGRRVLNMAARTGMLTANVGATPTFNRVGNVGTIPDITLVTENCAHKIADWKVLDTYNGSDHCYIMFDISENEVTTLAPSRKGWNANRLDKEMLIREIDARLNRQRGGDIISNNMTTIRQACNAAMPKMGNRRRQGQEAYWWTQEIKALRETCIKNRRRLTRARRRGIFTEEESQFKKSKKDLNIAIRKSKTEKWKRLCNDVNSDPWGLGYKIVMKKLRTRNPTPDLEEEQMDQIVKTLFPAHTNSTARTTPPIAEHQIELFTEDELLKAT, encoded by the coding sequence ATGCTGTATCTGCACAGCAGAGAACAGGAGCGATGTTGGACACCTCCCTGGGACTGCGCATTGCCCCAGCGTGacaagaaaaggaaagccATGAAGATCCTTCAAGCAAATATGCATAGAAGCAGAACGGCAAATTACCTACTGCACCAAATCGTGCTGGAAAACCAAATTGACGTTGTTATCATAAGCGAACAATACACAAAGACGGCGGCCATATGGATTCCGGACCCCACCACGGCTCCACACAGAAGTGACAAAAAAGGAAGATGCCACGTCATTACACAAATTAGAAACTGGACGATATTCAGCTGCTATTTGACCCCAAGTGACGACATTCAGACCTTCCAGACGAAACTTGAAGATATTGAAGACAACGCAAGGCATATAGGTGGAAACCTTATAATAGCTGGGGACTTTAACTCAAGAGCCCAGGAATGGGGTATGCCATCAACTGACTCTCGAGGCCGTAGAGTCCTAAACATGGCCGCAAGAACCGGGATGCTAACAGCAAATGTAGGTGCAACACCCACATTCAATCGAGTAGGGAACGTGGGCACAATCCCCGACATAACACTAGTGACAGAAAACTGCGCGCACAAAATCGCCGACTGGAAAGTCCTTGATACCTACAACGGAAGTGACCACTGCTATATTATGTTTGACATATCAGAAAACGAAGTGACTACATTAGCACCATCGAGGAAAGGATGGAACGCTAATCGACTGGACAAAGAAATGCTTATTCGAGAAATTGACGCAAGGCTGAACCGACAGAGAGGCGGTGACATAATCAGCAACAACATGACAACCATAAGGCAGGCCTGCAACGCTGCAATGCCTAAAATGGGCAATCGTCGCAGACAAGGACAAGAAGCGTACTGGTGGACCCAAGAGATTAAAGCTCTCAGAGAAACGTGTATAAAAAACAGACGCCGCCTTACGAGGGCTAGACGGAGAGGGATCTTTACAGAAGAAGAGAGCCAATTTAAGAAATCCAAGAAGGATTTAAATATTGCCATCCGAAAAAGCAAAACGGAGAAATGGAAACGACTCTGCAACGATGTCAATAGTGACCCATGGGGGCTCGGATATAAAATCGTGATGAAGAAGCTCAGAACAAGAAATCCAACACCGGATCTAGAGGAAGAGCAAATGGACCAAATAGTCAAAACACTATTTCCCGCCCATACAAATAGCACAGCAAGGACTACTCCACCAATAGCCGAACACCAGATCGAGCTCTTCACTGAGGACGAGCTACTGAAAGCGACATAA
- the LOC121502453 gene encoding histone H2A, whose product MSGRGKGGKVKGKAKSRSNRAGLQFPVGRIHRLLRKGNYAERVGAGAPVYLAAVMEYLAAEVLELAGNAARDNKKTRIIPRHLQLAIRNDEELNKLLSGVTIAQGGVLPNIQAVLLPKKTEKKA is encoded by the coding sequence atgtcTGGTCGTGGAAAAGGTGGCAAAGTTAAGGGAAAGGCAAAGTCCCGGTCCAACCGTGCCGGACTTCAGTTCCCTGTCGGCCGTATCCATCGTCTGCTCCGCAAGGGCAACTACGCCGAGCGCGTCGGTGCCGGCGCTCCAGTTTACCTGGCTGCCGTGATGGAATATCTGGCCGCTGAGGTTCTCGAGTTGGCTGGCAATGCTGCTCGTGACAACAAGAAGACGAGGATCATCCCGCGTCATCTGCAGCTGGCCATCCGCAACGACGAAGAGTTGAACAAGCTGCTCTCCGGCGTCACCATTGCCCAGGGAGGTGTGTTGCccaacatccaggctgttctgttgcccaagaagaccgagaagaaggcttaa
- the LOC138929625 gene encoding histone H3, which produces MARTKQTARKSTGGKAPRKQLATKAARKSAPATGGVKKPHRYRPGTVALREIRRYQKSTELLIRKLPFQRLVREIAQDFKTDLRFQSSAVMALQEASEAYLVGLFEDTNLCAIHAKRVTIMPKDIQLARRIRGERA; this is translated from the coding sequence atggcccGTACCAAGCAGACCGCTCGCAAATCGACTGGTGGCAAGGCGCCACGCAAACAACTGGCAACCAAGGCCGCTCGCAAGAGTGCCCCAGCCACCGGTGGTGTGAAGAAGCCCCATCGCTATCGCCCCGGAACTGTGGCTCTGCGTGAGATCCGTCGCTACCAGAAGAGTACCGAGCTGCTGATCCGCAAGCTGCCTTTCCAGCGCTTGGTGCGTGAAATCGCTCAGGACTTCAAGACTGACCTGCGCTTCCAGAGCTCGGCCGTGATGGCTCTGCAGGAAGCTAGCGAAGCCTACCTGGTTGGTCTCTTTGAAGATACCAACTTGTGTGCCATCCACGCCAAGCGAGTCACAATCATGCCCAAGGACATCCAGCTGGCCCGTCGTATCCGTGGCGAGCGTGCTTAA
- the LOC121502461 gene encoding histone H2B, translated as MPPKTSGKAAKKAGKAQKNITKNDKKKKRKRKESYAIYIYKVLKQVHPDTGISSKAMSIMNSFVNDIFERIAAEASRLAHYNKRSTITSREIQTAVRLLLPGELAKHAVSEGTKAVTKYTSSK; from the coding sequence atgccgCCTAAAACCAGTGGAAAGGCAGCCAAGAAGGCTGGCAAGGCCCAGAAGAACATCACTAAGAacgacaagaagaagaagcggaaGAGGAAGGAGAGCTATGCTATCTACATCTACAAGGTCCTGAAGCAGGTCCATCCCGACACTGGCATTTCCTCGAAGGCGATGAGCATCATGAACAGCTTTGTGAATGACATCTTCGAGCGCATTGCTGCCGAGGCTTCTCGTCTGGCGCACTACAACAAGCGCTCGACCATCACCAGTCGGGAAATCCAAACTGCTGTTCGTCTGCTCCTGCCCGGAGAGTTGGCAAAGCACGCCGTCAGTGAGGGAACCAAGGCTGTCACCAAGTACACCAGCTCCAAGTAA